catcaccttactctttcctatacgtATTCACTTTcactttccttcttttacataccctaccaaactcatcaaccaacctctgcaacttctcttcagaatctcccaaaagcagtgtcatcagcaaagagcaattgtgactACTACCACTTTGTgtcagattctttatcttttaacccgaCACCTCtggtcaacacctgagcattcacttctcttacaactccatctataaatatattgaacaaccatggtgacatcacacatccctgtctaaagcctacttttacagggtcctggagatgggaagtacagtgcctgcactctgaaggaggggtgttaatgttgcagtttaaaaactgtagtgtaaagcacccttctggcaagacagtgatggagtgaatgatggtgaaagtttttctttttcgggccaccctgccttggtgggaatcggccagtgataaaaaaaaaaaaataataaaaatataagtgaaacatataagtgaacagtatttagataaggctaaagaggtctttgtggcatttatggatttggaaaaggcgtatgacagggtggataggggggcaatgtggcagatgttgaatgtgtatggtgtaggaggtaggttactgaaagcagtgaagagtttttacgaggatagtgaggctcaagttagagtatgtaggaaagagggaaattatttcccagtaaaagtaggccttagacaaggatgtgtgatgtcaccgtggttgtttaatatatttatagatggggttgcaagagaagtaaatatgagggtcttggcaagaggcgtggagttaaaagataaagaatcacacaaagtgggagttgtcacagttgctctttgctgatgacactgctcttgggagattctgaagagaagttgcagagattggtggatgaatttggtagggtgtgcaaaagaagaaaattaaaagtgaatacaggaaagagtaaggttatgaggataacaaaaagattaggtgatgaaagattggatatcagattggagggagagagtatggaggaggtgaatgtattcagatatttgggagtggacgtgtcagcggatgggtctatgaaagatgaggtgaatcatagaattgatgaggggaaaagggtgagtggcacacttaggagtctgtggagacaaagaactttgtccttggaggcaaagaagggaatgtatgagagtatagttttaccaatgctcttatatgggtgtgaagcatgggtgatgaatgttgcagcgaggagaaggctggaggcagtggagatgtcatgcctgagggcaatgtgtggtgtgaatataatgcagagaattcgtattttggaagttaggaggaggtgcgggattacaaaaactgttgtccagagggctgaggaagggttgttgaggtggttcggacatgtagagagaatggagcgaaacagagtgacttcaagagtgtatcagtctgtagtggaaggaaggcggggtaggggtcggcctaggaaaggttggagggagggggtaaaggaggttttgtgttcgaggggcttggacttccagcaggcatgcgtgagcgtgtttaataggagtgaatggagacaaatggtttttaatacttgacgtgctgttggagtgtgagcaaagtaacatttatgaaggggttcagggaaaccggcaggccggacttgagtcctggagatgggaagtacagtgcctgcactctgaaggagggtgttaatgttgcagtttaaaaactgtagtgtaaagcacccttctggcaagacagtgatggagtgaatgatggtgaaagtttttctttttcgggccaccctgccttggtgtgggaatcggccagtgtgataataaaaaaaaaatgtatataaaaccCGCAAAAGTGTAATGAACTCTTGATGTTATATAACGACTCATATAGAGGCAGAAGCACAGAAAACAAAAATGGTTTGTATATTCTGACCTCCAACAGGAGTCTTCTTCAGCAGATAAAGATTCCACTTGGCAGGTTAAAATACTCAGAGCAACTTTATTtttgtgtttctgtctccatgtgcaTTAGTGGGAAGTGGAAGAATCCATCCactgtaagccatgagtgttgtaagaggtgattaaaatgccaggagcaaggagctagtaaccccttctaatgtataaattattaaatgtaaaaagaaaaactaatttttttttctcttttgggtcaccctgccttggtgggaaatgatcagtgttaaaaaaaaatgggtgtgGATGTAATGTAGATAAGAGACTATTGTGAGTGTTAAGTATGAAAAGAagatggatgtcctggctctaagaaCAATAAAGCCAAAAGGagtaggagtagcaataatgttgaaggaccagttatggcaggggaaaaagaagaaacaaatgtataaattcgagGATTATATGGAGCAAAATAAGAAtcagatgcaaaaagtgggttataCTAAGTGTTGATGCaactggaggagagagagtgtagaggagaTATATTTTGGGAGAAGTTAAGTGAATGTTCAGGAGCTAtgaaccaagtgaaagagtaattgtgaTTGAGGAACTAAATGTTAAAGTGGGAGCAACTACTGTGGAGGgcaaagtacagcctctcctcacttaatgacggggttccgttcctaagaacgaggggttctgttcctaagagtaggtcagtAAGCAAATTAGTCATTAAGcgaggagcatactgtactggtagtggtttgTATCATCTATCTtcagatatttttttaatgtcacctttccaccatttataacttttttttgtatatatttttaaatgtttatacagtagtgtactatataCTGTaaaaaacagaatagaggaaatcagctctaatatacactgCTTAGGTTTGCATATtggttggagagctggtcgtgAGTCCGAGCGGTTGGTAAACAAGtgtgtcgctaagtgaggagaggctgtaattaagtttgggatgccaggggtaaatgataataAGGAACCTTTGATTGAGCTTTatatagaaagagatttggtaatagataatacatattttaaggaataaaaaaagaggataaataagtatacaagatatgatatagggtatAATGACAACAGTTTGTTGgataaaagactgatgggtaGATTTTTGGATGTGAATGTTTACAGAAGGTCAACAGATATCACATCATTAAAAGGAGtggtaaggaagaaaaagttaacatatgagggggggggggggttataaagcacaagtgataTAAGGGACACCTAATTAACTGGAGGCAGAATTCCTGAGTTTACATGCTTTTTCACTAATAATCtgccctccccccctttttttaacaagttggccatctaccaccgaggcagggtgacccaaaaagaaagaaaatccccaaaaagaaaatactttcatcatcattcaacacaatttagaagtttagaagtatatacgtataaagatacacaacatatccctccaaactgccaatatcccaaacccctcctttaaagtgcaagcactgtactttccatttccaggactcaagtccggctatataaaaataactggtttccctgaatcttttcactaaatattaccctgctcacactccaacagctcgtcatgtcccaaataccatttgtctccattcactcctatctaacatgctcacgcacacttgctgcaagtccaagtccctcgcccaaaaaacctcctttaccccctccctctaatctGCCTATAAACACTAACCTAACTAACATACCCAACATCATAAAAGTGTTATTCCCACATTTGATATTAAAGAAATACTAAATATGGCTCCAAATGATACAAGGGTGGGTTTGTAATTTATCCTCAATGACAGCTATTAAATACAAGAAAGTGTTCTAAAAGCTAGGTATATTCCCAAGTACTGCTGTATAAATATCAAAGAATTTATATGTTGCCATAAAATTTTCGTCAACTTTATCCATGCAGCTTTGAAAGAGTTAAAGTAACAAAGCAATACAGTAGTTAgcacactatgtacaacaattcCTCAATTTAACAGATAGATTTCAATTTAAAGGACTTCAGAAATACAATATAAAACATACATGGACACTTGTTTTGGAAACCAAAATTACATTAGTTACAGAATTGTCCATTAGCGTTGCAATAGGGCAAAACAATCTCATCTCTATCCACGAAAATCACCATAACCAGTCACCTGTTCCAGTCTTAGTCCATTAAATTGAGGAtttactgcacttgtgtaagaatcaaattaataaaaaataaaaaaatagaagattcttCCCCCAGACTCCATGCATCAATTCTTTTCCCTCTACAAATACCATACTAAGATGGCCATAATTTCCTGCAGAAAAATGTGTAAGACAAAGACACTTAGCAAGGAGAGCCCTTAATATATATTACATTTTGTAAGAGCTTATTAAAGTCTTCAATAATGGTTGATAAAGCTAATATCTGAGCAAGATGTCATAAAAAAACTGGCTCACCTTGCAAAGTATGTTTAACCCACGATGTCCTGAATATTCACCCACCCTCATTTCTAACAGTAGTAATATTACCTGGCTCCCTCTCTGTGTTagtgagactttgtaaatggtccaagttgaaccAAAACATCATCGTAAACTTCCTTCTCCTAtgtgttggttatttgtgtattaatctGCTCATAGTACAATATTTTTGCTTTTGTTTTGAAAGATATTCAAAATCTGATCTAATGTAATAAATCATTTATATATTGTACTTGCTGTTATTTCCTTTACCACTAGAGTAAAACATAGCATGAATAATATTCTTTAGTTCATGCTAGTGTGATCAAAATACTGCTATATAACATGCCCAGGATATAATCTTTATTAAATTTTTTCCAATTACTAGTTGATATTACTATTAATGAGAGATGTACACCAATACTTTACTTTATACCATTATATCTCTCAAATGTAAAAGTGGTCTTGAAAACATACAAAGTGTATCATTTAATTACTTAGAAATGAGGGGTGCCTAAAAGACCTTTTAAACTTACATGCTTCTGATGCAAGGAATTCTTCATCAGTAATTTGGTCACACAtttcttcctcttcatcttctgTTTTCGCTGGAAAGTCATGTTGAAAAAGCACACGGCATGCGGCAGGCAGGTAGCAACAGGCAAGCAATATAAATTTCACAAAATTAAACTTGTAAGTAAAAAAAATCTGTGCATGAAACCTACATACCCGTGCTATGGAATAGAAAAACATTCTTGTTTACAGTAGTTCATATAAAATATATGAGGAATATTTAAATTAACAACTTCATATTGAGAGGACCATTACAAGAGAAATATGATAAAAATTCAAGCAAAACTAGACTTAAAGAAATGGAATGGGATTAACACTGCTAAATAAACTACAGAAAACAATATTATGCTAAAAACACCTACTATATTAATCATCAATGAATGCAACAACACTAAAAGATGCAATATATGATTCACCATAGTGCCCACACACCTTATCTTTGCCTACTGGAGCACTGTATATATTTCATGTATTGTTCATTATGAGAAGTTCCTGTCCATGGGGTGGTGACTAATGTAGACATTTCTCCAGGAATTTAAACTATTTTCAAGTATTTAATATTAGTGAAAAAAGAACTAAACTACTGTTGAAGAATACTACATGTTAGTCTCGCTATCAGGCAAGTAAAGTTGCTGCTTCTTGGGAAAAACATAGGAAAGGCTGAGTACCTAAACAACTACACATATACTGAGTATGGGTGAAACATTAACAAGAAAAGGCATACATGGACGAGGGAAAGAGAACAATGAACAGTTGGCACTTGAAGGACAAAGTgaatgttacacaaataacccacacacaggagacaggAGCCCACGACGACGCCCCGGttcaactttgtaaatggtccaagttggactagGGCATCCTTGTGggctcctctttcctatgtgcaggttatttgtgtattgtttcagtcatggcattgtgcctctttgttcttTAAAGTGAATGTTCATAAAACAAGAAGTTAACCAAGTGATACTGCAAAAAGAATGCAGTCAAGGTGAAGAACATTCACTAATCACTGTTATAAGCATTTTTGCATTTAGTAAATGATTATGAATCAAGGAAATGTGTGATATAAAAGGCATTATGGTTCTAATTCACTGAAACTATACAGAATGGAAAATGACAGTAGAGAATAAATGATAATGCAAAACTGCATAAGCATTATATCCAAAAAATCCAAAGGCATGCAAAATGCAAGGAAAGCATTCTTCGTGTAACATTTCAGACATTTTAATGCTTACACTGTGATGCACATCTGAGGTCGCTTGAGGTAAGACCTGTAGCAATTTCAGGCCCAGCTTCACTATGATTGACTTCTGTTTCCAAGTCTGAGCGAGTTCCAAGCACTATTCCCGAGTCATCATCCACACTAACAGTGTCCTGGGTTGTTGCACAACAAAAAATTAAGTCAATAACAGCAAAAACAATCAATGAAACACTAATCTCCCACTTAACGTAAAGCAAGTTAGTCAGTGCTCCGCTCGTGATCATGCCAGACAGTACATGTACATAGTTTTCATTTATTGTATAATTTCATGTAAGAAAGGCCTTAAAGATAGAAGATAATGTAACAAACAAGACAATGCAAACTTTATTTTCACTTAATCTGAAATGGTTGGAACTAGTGGCCTTTTCATTTACTAAGCCATCTTTACACAAACATACAgtaaattaatttattttaatattcaAATATGTTTTAAAGAAATTAAGATTGCTTGTTTGTTCCTTATATAAACAATTAGCAAATAATGAGACAATATAAATATCTAAACTTTTACCATATACTGTATCGAAAGACAAAATTCACAACAACATACCAGTCTCTCTTCTCCCATGACATTCTCCCGTTTTAGTGATCTTCTTGCCTTGAAAGAGTCAAGCACATGAGAAATATCTCCACTTTCTGCTCCACAAACTGCCTCTCTCTTGCCCAGTGGTGGAGACCTAGGCAACCTTGAATGTTTTTGGAAGGGGTTGATATTTTCATCAAGATGGGCACCATACTGTGGTGACTTAGTGAAATTCATGTCTGCCATGGTCGACTCTACGTTGCTGGGCTTAATACAACTGCTATCATCAGAATCAGGAAGTCCAGAATCAGTGGAGCAGTTCATAAACTCCTCAGCAAGGCGACTAGCTTCATTGCCAAGCAACTGGGCAAACTCTAGACTATCAAGCTGACCAATTGTGCCAATAGATGGAACTTTAGGTAGGCTtgtttctctctctgtatctAAGACTATCTCCTTTGATTCTCTACTTGTATTTCCAATCTCTAAATCTAGTTTTGACTCTAGATTTTCGTTTCGTAATACAGGacttgctgctgcttcttctgatACTTGTGAACTCTTTAACTGTAAATGTTCTACACTTGACTTACACTTTTCATCAGTTTGATTTGGTGAAGTGTCTATTACACATGGTATTTCCTCTTCTGAATTTAATGTCTTTTCTTCACAACCTCGAGTCTCTCCAGATGTAGCACAGACTTCTATATATGTTTTTGCTTCAATGACCTCTGATTTTTCTTCATTCTCAGGCGAGTGTACTGTTTCTCTAGTTTCGTCCTTATTTATAACTAACTTCTTTACTTCTTGGGGAGCTTGAGATAAGTGTTCTTTATTACACTCGACTTTTTTCTCTAGTCCTATGGCACTATCTTTATCACATTCATTATCAGATTTTTCCTCGTGTTTCACTGAATTATCTTTGGCAACGTCAATATTTTTTGGCACTTTATTAGATGGGTCAGTTTCTTCAACAGTTATATTTTGGTTTAAAGATGACCTTGACTGAAAAGGATCAAAATTTGGATCATCAAGGAAATCAAGATTATAATCTGTTTTTGATGGTAGAGGTGTATCTTTTTCTTCAGCAGACTCTATAACATTATTTTCCAATTTATCTGTACCATTATCTGAATCAGCTGGGTCACTAACTAATTTTTTAGATGAATCTGTCTCATCTACAGCAGGTACATTAGTTTTGGTTTTATTTTTAATTACTGTAAATCCTTTCTTTGCTGGTGCTTTCTTTGGCGAGGCAACCTTTGGCTTTGATTTATGGTCTCCTTTTTCCTCAAGAAGTACAGAGCTTTCTTTTGGAGGTGAATTGCTTACAGAACACTTAGTTGCAAAAGGATTGAAGTTTGGATCATCAAGATCGTCAAGAAAATCTAAATTATATCCCTTAGATGAGGTAATAGGAAGATCTTCATGAACAAATTTTGTTTCTGTTTCAGAGATACTTTTGTCTTCAATCTTGTTATTGTTTTTCTCAAAAGCTTTAGACTTTGGAGGAGGCTTCTTAACAGGCTGTCTCTGCTGTTTTAAATCAGGCTTTTTACCAAGTTTTCTAGGTCTCTTTACAGGACTTGCCGAGTCATCAAAGGCAATTTCGAGTAACTGTCCAGAGTCTTGTGAATGTTCAACACTTTGAGACTGGTGTTCAGGAGACACTGGTAATCTGTGATTTGTTTCTAATTTTGAAGACTGAATATCAATTTTTTGCTCCTTCTCTAACACTATCTGGTCTTCAGTCTTAGTTCCAATGTCAGCAAGTACTTCAGTTGAAGCAGTTTTACCTTGCTTTGTTAATTTTGCTTTTTGTACAGTAGGCTTCAATGGAGGAAGTACAAACCCAGGCTCTGGGCTTAGTGGAGGGGAGATCCTAACATAAGTCTTTGTGGCAAATGGATTAAAGTTTGGATCATCTAAATTGTCTAGAAAATCAAGGTTATAACTTTTCTTTGGAATAATAGGTATATCATCAGGGTCTATGAAATTTCCTGAAGGTAGTGGTTCTCCTCCTGAAGATGCCACTAAAGTGTTGACACTTGATAACCTATCATCTGGGCTTATTAAGTTCTCTGATGGCAGTGGCTGTTCCTCTGGAGGTGCCACTAAAGTGTTAACACTTGATGATCTATCATCTGGGCTTATAAAGTTctctgatggtagtggttgttccTCTGGGTGTGCCACTAAAGTGCTAACACTTGATGATCTATCATTCAAGCCTATTAAATTCTCTGATGGTAGTGGGTGTTCCTCTTGAGGTGCCACTAAAGCATCAACACTCGACACTCTCTCCTCAGAAGTTGAATCTCTGTTGCATTTTGTTGTATCTCTAGTTTGTTGACACGCTGCTTGTTCACTAAATGCCTTTACAATATCTTCAGTGTTGTTTGAGCTGCTTTGATCCTCACTGATAAACTGATTGCCACTTTGTATTATATTTTCATTTTCCTTTCTATAAACATTGCTTGTACCTGTAATCTCATCATCAAACTGGTCTTCAGAAGGGATCTGTTCAAGTTTCCTTTCCAAATTATATTTAACTAACTGAGTTTCACTTTCTTTGGTATCACTTAAAGTTACACTTTTAGGTTGAGATTCAGAGACAATGATTGCATAGTCTTTACTTTCTGTATTTATATCACCAGATACTTCCCTCTTTTCAAGTGTTAATGTTGTATTTACTGTTTCTGCAGGTTGTTCACACTCACTGGATGGTAAGAATTCATTCACTGCACTGCTGTAATTATTAGCTTGTTGATCAGTAAAAACAGTAATTTTACTCACAGATTCTTCAATAATTTCACTTTTGGTTACTGTCACTAATGAGTCGCTAATAGTACTAGATAAGTTTTCTGATTTTTCTAATGCAAAGTTTTCTGTTTGATTATCTACACTGACTGGAAAACTTTCTGCATTAACTAACAGATTCTCTACAGCAACAGGTAACACTTCAGTCTCTCTCTGAGGAATTTCTTCAAGGGAGGAGACACTTGCTTTCTCTAATGTTTCAAGTGTCACGCTCACCTCTTGCTTCGTAGTCTGAGCCTCGTCTGTACCTGGACTTTCAGGCCTGTTTGAAGATGGTTGAACTGTAAGAGCGGAGGATGGCTCAGAATGTAGATAAAGTTCCTCTGCACTTTCGTACTCAGAATCTGTGGAAAAATTGTCTAAATCAGATAGTGTGTTGCTGGACCTACAGCACAACAGGAATGACATCCTGTGTACTACTGTGAAACACTAATAATCTTTAGTGCTCTTAGAgtcattataataattatcagttGATAAAAACAAACAATACTTACTTTTCAgtttcaaatgatttttatagagatATCTGATAGGGCCATTGTGACTTATCAGTGTTATGATAAGCACAACATATGGATATCACCAAACAATTCAGGTCAAAGGACACTAAGCTTCAAATTAACAATAAAAATTGTGAGAGGATGAGATATATTAAGTTAGCTGTATTCCAAAGCACACACCAACAAAAACACTGAAGAAGATATAAAATTAGTTTACAAAATAACTCTTCAATACACCCAGTTCTCATCCCTCTTATCCATAATGTACAATACTTTGTTACCAAAGCTACAAGTAGCAAATAGTCACTCACCTATTTTCCAACCTTCGACTACATGTTTAGCCCAAATaaccatttttaagaaaggaaatcCTAAAGTCGGATGGCAATCAAGCATCCGACTAGGCAGCTCATTGATCAACTGGGTTCAACTAGTACTCTACATTTAAAAACTTTCCCCTTATATTCATATTACAATATGTAAAGCATTGTGTTTAGGaaaatactgtacagtggacccccgcataccgttggccgctcagcgctgttcgtccgagacacatctaatgtgcggcctgagccagcctcacatgttccgccggtggcattgtttaccagccagcctccgcggtaacatccaagcatacaatcggaacatttcgtattattacagtgtttttggtgattttatctgcaaaataagtgaccatgggccccaagaaagcttctagtgccaaccctacagcaataagggtgagaattactatagagatgaagaaagagatcattgataagtatgaaagtggagtgcgtgtctccgagctggccaggttgtataataaaccccaatcaaccattgctactattgtgggcaacaaaacggcaatcaaggaagctgttcttgccaaaggttcaactgtgttttcgaaacagagatcgcaagtgatggaagatgttgagagactcttattggtatggataaatgaaaaacagatagcaggagatagcatctctcaagtgatcataagtgaaaaggctaggaagttgcatgaggatttaattaaaaaaatgcctgcaactagtgatgatgtgagtgaatttaaggccagcaaaggttggtttgagagatttaataagcgtagtggcatacatagtgtgataaggcatggtgaggctgccagttcggaccacaaagcagctgaaaaatatgtgcaggaattcaaggagtacatagacagtgaaggactgaaacctgaacaagtgtttaattgtgatgaaacaggcctgttttggaagaaaatgccaagcaggacctacattactcaggaggaaaaggcactcccaggacataagcctatgaaagacaggcttactctgttgatgtgttccaatgctagtggtgattgcaaagtgaagcctttattagtgtatcactcagaaactcccagagtgttcaggcaaaagaatatcctcaaggctaatttgtgtgtgctgtggagggcaaacagtaaggcatgggtcactagggacttttctatgactggttacaccatgcatttgcccccaatgtgaaagattacctaactgagaagaaattagaccttaagtgcctcctggtgttagacaatgcccctggtcatcctacagacgtggcagagcgactttatggggacatgaacttcattaaggtgaagtttttgcctcctaataccactcctctcctgcagcccatggaccagcaggttattgcaaacttcaaaaaactgtacacaaaagctctgtttgaaaggtgctttgtagtgacctcagaaactcaactgactaagagagttttggagagagcactttaatatcctcaattgtgtaaaccttataggtaaggcttgggagggagtgactaagaggaccttgaactctgcttggaagaaactgtggccagaatgtgtagaccaaagggattgtgaagggtttcaggctaaccctgagaggagtatgccagttgaggaatccattgtggcattgggaaagtccttggggttggaggttagtggggatgatgtggaagagttggtggaggaggacaatgaagaactaaccactgatgagctgctagatcaacttcaacagcaagaggccatacctgaggaaactggttcggaggag
The Cherax quadricarinatus isolate ZL_2023a chromosome 32, ASM3850222v1, whole genome shotgun sequence DNA segment above includes these coding regions:
- the tacc gene encoding transforming acidic coiled-coil-containing protein 2 isoform X8 → MPEWNDDIFSILPREASSMDSACRHVREYTGIFNTIRIFLLYIMKHWIQRIVRGKERAHGRPDEGRPRLIWLPGRGYLQGNQSGNKADAGQKKKVGDHGSAVMGPTAPLGLAGPPGNPEQEAEGQKNTLVITRENISSVSPPSSPSSLPSDASSHSLSKECDTTSTAEDSTSFASCLTGDPSSASELSQISPVKDLTPSDVTKNFGAETCTAETSVNSVSDSVAQNITQNGVKKDSEYESAEELYLHSEPSSALTVQPSSNRPESPGTDEAQTTKQEVSVTLETLEKASVSSLEEIPQRETEVLPVAVENLLVNAESFPVSVDNQTENFALEKSENLSSTISDSLVTVTKSEIIEESVSKITVFTDQQANNYSSAVNEFLPSSECEQPAETVNTTLTLEKREVSGDINTESKDYAIIVSESQPKSVTLSDTKESETQLVKYNLERKLEQIPSEDQFDDEITGTSNVYRKENENIIQSGNQFISEDQSSSNNTEDIVKAFSEQAACQQTRDTTKCNRDSTSEERVSSVDALVAPQEEHPLPSENLIGLNDRSSSVSTLVAHPEEQPLPSENFISPDDRSSSVNTLVAPPEEQPLPSENLISPDDRLSSVNTLVASSGGEPLPSGNFIDPDDIPIIPKKSYNLDFLDNLDDPNFNPFATKTYVRISPPLSPEPGFVLPPLKPTVQKAKLTKQGKTASTEVLADIGTKTEDQIVLEKEQKIDIQSSKLETNHRLPVSPEHQSQSVEHSQDSGQLLEIAFDDSASPVKRPRKLGKKPDLKQQRQPVKKPPPKSKAFEKNNNKIEDKSISETETKFVHEDLPITSSKGYNLDFLDDLDDPNFNPFATKCSVSNSPPKESSVLLEEKGDHKSKPKVASPKKAPAKKGFTVIKNKTKTNVPAVDETDSSKKLVSDPADSDNGTDKLENNVIESAEEKDTPLPSKTDYNLDFLDDPNFDPFQSRSSLNQNITVEETDPSNKVPKNIDVAKDNSVKHEEKSDNECDKDSAIGLEKKVECNKEHLSQAPQEVKKLVINKDETRETVHSPENEEKSEVIEAKTYIEVCATSGETRGCEEKTLNSEEEIPCVIDTSPNQTDEKCKSSVEHLQLKSSQVSEEAAASPVLRNENLESKLDLEIGNTSRESKEIVLDTERETSLPKVPSIGTIGQLDSLEFAQLLGNEASRLAEEFMNCSTDSGLPDSDDSSCIKPSNVESTMADMNFTKSPQYGAHLDENINPFQKHSRLPRSPPLGKREAVCGAESGDISHVLDSFKARRSLKRENVMGEERLDTVSVDDDSGIVLGTRSDLETEVNHSEAGPEIATGLTSSDLRCASQFFKEATDMENQLRKSLGTPLMGSHSKLSGDEVTPTKDKREHPAITPESPQNKPVPSTSSPAPPREERSAPEGTSSPTPRPSDTSERKPSSSRPTSVPPEGYMTAAEVQDLLKRQELKFEEKLLQVELAAGEKEKTLRQTMKDEQKELTTLGESMAELTQSRDALLKMVGQYKGMLASLVSEKEKDKQNADERIKAIEVERNQALEDLANVEVAFSDVHRKYERTKQVVDTLRRNEETLRGAVADYETKLQKQEQKFIEFQKHAEEKIQLANEEFEAMRKANDQEMTKMSALLKKAEMKIMSLQDAFDRKTRENQELTQLCDDLINKVGASH